One Scylla paramamosain isolate STU-SP2022 chromosome 5, ASM3559412v1, whole genome shotgun sequence genomic region harbors:
- the LOC135100436 gene encoding uncharacterized protein LOC135100436 isoform X2, translated as MDDMITKGYAEVVPTKDLVRNDGKVWYIPHHGVYHPRKPKKLRVVFDCSANYRNQSLNSHLLQGPDLTNKLIGVLCRFRQESIALVCDIEVMYHQVKVNPEHRDMLRFLWWENGDLNNEIAEYRMTAHLFGATSSPSVANFALKKAADDYGCGSDAAKFVRNNFYVDDGLKSVATMDEAVTLIQQSKELCYKGGFNLHKFLSNNKAVLAAISPHERADGIKSLDFSKNEDTLPIERTLGVEWCIESDTFQFRIKLKDKPLTRRGILSTVSSIYDPLGLVSPLIQTGKQILQELCKNAVDWDDEVPDYVKPKWLKWKEELHKLDQLKVPRCYKPDDFGEVEKVELHHFSDACQEGYGQCSYIRLISKTGQIHCALVMAKSRVTPLKTITIPRLELAAAVVSVRIHKLLKGELEYNKVEEVFWTDSKVVLGYIANEPKRFHVYVANRVETIRDHTSPDQWKFVETQYNPADHASRGMTADELCNSKI; from the coding sequence atggatgatatgattacaaaaggttatgcagaggttgtaccgacaaaggatttagttaggaatgatggtaaggtctggtacattccacatcatggagtctatcatccaaGAAAGCCgaagaagttgagagttgtctttgactgtagtgcaaactacaggaaccaatcattaaacagtcacctgttacaaggcccagaccttaccaacaaacttattggagtgttgtgtaggtttaggcaagaaagcattgcacttgtatgtgatatagaagtaatgtaccatcaagtgaaggttaacccagaacacagagacatgttaagattcctttggtgggaaaatggtgaccttaataatgagatagctgaatacaggatgacagctcacctgtttggagctacttcatctccaagtgtagccaactttgctcttaagaaagctgcagatgactacgggtgtggatctgatgcagccaagtttgtaagaaacaacttttatgttgatgatggtttgaagtcagtagctacaatggatgaagctgtcactcttattcagcaaagcaaagaattatgttacaagggaggttttaaccttcataagttcttgtcaaacaacaaagctgtattagctgcaatttctcctcatgagagagcagatggaattaaaagtttggattttagtaagaatgaagacacactgcctatagaaagaactttgggagttgagtggtgcatagaatctgacacatttcaatttagaataaagctgaaagacaagccactcaccaggagaggcattctgtcaacagtgagctctatatatgatccattaggtctagtgtcacctctcatacagactggaaagcaaattttacaagaattatgtaagaatgcagttgactgggatgatgaggtgccagattatgtcaaacctaaatggttaaaatggaaagaagagctgcacaaactagatcagttaaaggtacctagatgctacaaacctgatgactttggggaagtagaaaaggttgaactccatcacttttcagatgcctgtcaagagggatatggccagtgctcatatattagattaattagcaagactggccaaattcattgtgcattagtaatggcaaagtcacgtgtcacacctctaaaaaccataacaattcccagactagaactagcagcagcagtggtgtcagttagaatccataaactcttgaagggagaacttgagtataataaagtggaagaagtattttggacagacagcaaagtagtccttggttacattgcaaatgaaccaaagagattccatgtatatgttgcaaatagagtagaaacaataagagatcacacttcaccagatcagtggaaatttgtagagacacagtataacccagcagatcatgcatctagaggcatgacagcagatgaattgtgtaatagcaagatctga